From a single Micromonospora pallida genomic region:
- a CDS encoding M28 family metallopeptidase yields MRGRTLTAAVALAVATALTVTPVSPAAASAPTRTATPAPLAAPDIVVANVQAHLTQFQTIATQNGGHRRAGSAGYTASVAYVRATLQAAGYTVTEQVCTSCVYRSNNLIAEWPAGPADQVVIFGAHLDGVSAGPGINDNASGSAVLLENALVLAQQNPTMTKRVRFAWWTDEEQGLNGSEFYVNSLSATQRGYIKGYYNFDMVGSTNAGYFINRITSTTAAPLKAYWDSLGLQPEENREGQGRSDDYPFQQVGIPTSGYAAGASARKTSTQAAKWGGTASAAFDPCYHRSCDTTSNVSATVVNRTADGIAYAIWQLAVGGGTPGPCTGGEMVGNGSFEAGTAPWTAPAGVITNSPQQPARTGSYTAWLNGDGTTRTETLTQSVTLPAGCTSYTLGFHLHVDTAETTTFRVYDRLTVQLGGATLATYSNLNAATGYVARTFDVGAYAGQTVTLTFTGTEDASLQTSFVIDDVTLQAS; encoded by the coding sequence ATGAGAGGCAGAACGCTGACCGCAGCCGTGGCCCTCGCCGTCGCGACCGCGCTGACGGTGACCCCCGTGTCGCCGGCCGCCGCGTCCGCGCCGACGCGGACGGCCACCCCGGCTCCCCTCGCCGCCCCGGACATCGTGGTGGCCAACGTCCAGGCCCACCTGACCCAGTTCCAGACCATCGCCACCCAGAACGGCGGCCACCGTCGGGCCGGGTCCGCCGGCTACACCGCCTCGGTCGCGTACGTCCGGGCCACACTCCAGGCGGCCGGGTACACGGTCACCGAGCAGGTCTGCACCAGCTGCGTGTACCGGTCGAACAACCTGATCGCCGAGTGGCCGGCCGGGCCCGCCGACCAGGTGGTGATTTTCGGCGCCCACCTCGACGGCGTGTCGGCCGGCCCGGGCATCAACGACAACGCCTCCGGCTCGGCGGTCCTGCTGGAGAACGCGCTGGTACTGGCCCAGCAGAACCCGACCATGACCAAGCGGGTCCGGTTCGCCTGGTGGACCGACGAGGAACAGGGTCTCAACGGCTCGGAGTTCTACGTCAACTCGCTCAGCGCCACCCAGCGCGGCTACATCAAGGGCTACTACAACTTCGACATGGTCGGGTCGACCAACGCCGGCTACTTCATCAACCGGATCACCTCGACCACCGCCGCCCCCCTCAAGGCGTACTGGGACTCGCTCGGCCTCCAGCCGGAGGAGAACCGGGAGGGGCAGGGCCGCTCCGACGACTACCCGTTCCAGCAGGTCGGCATTCCCACCTCGGGGTACGCCGCCGGTGCGAGCGCCCGCAAGACCAGCACCCAGGCCGCCAAGTGGGGCGGTACGGCCAGCGCGGCGTTCGACCCCTGCTACCACCGTTCCTGTGACACCACGAGCAACGTCAGCGCGACGGTGGTGAACCGCACCGCCGACGGCATCGCGTACGCCATCTGGCAGCTCGCGGTGGGTGGCGGCACGCCCGGCCCCTGCACCGGAGGAGAGATGGTCGGCAACGGCTCGTTCGAGGCCGGCACCGCGCCGTGGACCGCGCCGGCCGGGGTGATCACCAACTCGCCCCAGCAGCCCGCGCGGACCGGTTCGTACACGGCCTGGCTCAACGGGGACGGCACCACCCGTACCGAGACCCTCACCCAGTCGGTGACCCTGCCGGCCGGCTGCACCAGCTACACCCTCGGCTTCCACCTGCACGTCGACACCGCCGAGACCACCACCTTCCGGGTGTACGACCGGCTCACCGTGCAGCTCGGCGGGGCCACCCTGGCGACGTACTCCAACCTGAACGCCGCCACCGGCTACGTCGCCCGCACCTTCGACGTCGGCGCGTACGCCGGGCAGACGGTGACGCTCACCTTCACCGGCACCGAGGACGCCAGCCTCCAGACCAGTTTCGTCATCGACGACGTGACCCTCCAGGCGAGCTGA